Proteins from one Chroococcidiopsis sp. CCMEE 29 genomic window:
- a CDS encoding serine protease: MSNHESVSSDELGFKQDNEMEMHKAVSSEAMDSKDGFIAEDFMGVNAGELEAVAGFDSSHALQEGVRPQEVPVTEELEALRDAGELEFPEPEDVCGRDDRVRISPATNIPWRWICQLIITRADGSGSRCTGWFIGPRTVMTAGHCIYSHAAGGWARQIEVIPGMDGASRPFGSQIGTSFRSVLGWTRDRNHEYDYGAIILPNNNLGNRVGSFGFAALSDSELQNLLVNNSGYPADKPFGTQWFNAGRITRVTARKLYYLVDTFGGHSGSPVWRYLNGQRHAVGVHAYGGCPNSATRITTGVYNNMLAWRNLGFGATVREMPLTLAGALAGAGHVER; this comes from the coding sequence ATGTCAAACCATGAGAGTGTCTCATCAGATGAGCTTGGATTTAAACAAGATAACGAGATGGAGATGCACAAAGCAGTCTCAAGTGAGGCTATGGATTCAAAAGACGGTTTCATTGCAGAAGATTTCATGGGAGTAAACGCTGGCGAACTTGAAGCAGTAGCTGGTTTTGACTCATCCCATGCTCTGCAAGAGGGTGTTAGGCCCCAGGAAGTACCTGTTACGGAAGAGCTTGAGGCGCTGCGGGATGCTGGCGAATTAGAATTTCCCGAGCCAGAGGACGTGTGCGGTCGTGACGATCGGGTGCGGATTTCGCCTGCAACTAATATCCCGTGGCGATGGATTTGCCAGTTAATCATCACGCGAGCTGATGGCAGTGGCAGCAGGTGCACGGGGTGGTTTATTGGACCACGAACCGTGATGACGGCTGGACACTGCATCTACAGTCATGCAGCAGGCGGTTGGGCGCGGCAAATTGAAGTGATTCCCGGCATGGACGGAGCCAGTCGTCCATTCGGATCTCAGATTGGCACTTCATTCCGGAGTGTGCTTGGTTGGACGAGAGATAGAAACCATGAATACGACTACGGCGCTATCATTCTCCCAAACAACAACCTCGGCAACCGTGTCGGCTCGTTCGGATTTGCTGCCTTGTCAGATAGTGAACTGCAAAATCTGCTAGTGAATAATTCTGGCTACCCTGCCGACAAGCCATTTGGAACGCAGTGGTTCAATGCTGGTCGAATTACCCGAGTCACTGCTCGTAAGCTCTACTATTTGGTTGATACGTTCGGCGGTCACAGCGGCAGTCCAGTCTGGCGTTATCTGAATGGTCAGCGGCATGCAGTCGGGGTTCATGCCTATGGTGGCTGTCCTAATAGCGCCACCCGGATTACGACAGGGGTATACAACAATATGTTAGCTTGGCGGAATCTAGGGTTCGGAGCC